One stretch of Thermococcus sp. M36 DNA includes these proteins:
- the gatE gene encoding Glu-tRNA(Gln) amidotransferase subunit GatE, with product MAEKFDYKELGLKVGLEIHRQLDTRKLFSPVPSELAEGVDFTFERRLRPTMSELGEVDPAALEEFKKGKKYIYEGSYELADLVYMDEEPPRGPDREALEVALQIAYLLNAKPVDEVHFMRKIVIDGSNVSGFQRTAIVAMDGKVDTPWGSVGIPTVCLEEDACRIVERKEKEVIYRLDRLGIPLVEISTTPDIHHPEQAKVVAKFIGDALRATRKVKRGLGTIRQDLNVSIRGGARVEIKGVQELDMIPIIIEREVERQVNLLKIREELRERGVKPEDIKEEFHDVTEIFENTGSKIIARTIKSGGKVLAVKLPKFRGLIGREIQPGRRLGTEMADRAKKYVRGIFHIDELPNYGITELEVNAVIEKLGLREEDAFVLVAAEEETAKNALREVLQRAREAIEGVPEETRRALPDGNTQYMRPLPGKARMYPETDIPPILITPEMKKEILSSLPELPQERVERFVKEYKIDRSLAETLVNDERDELFEELIQKGVKPSLAASVLVVVLKGLKKEVPIENITDEHIREAFDLYLSGKIAKEAFEEIFKELAENPAKNAAQVAEEKGLTLLSEEEVERIINEVIHQNIEVIKAKGMGAMGMIMGRAMAKLRGRADGKLVSALVRKKIQEISS from the coding sequence ATGGCGGAGAAGTTTGACTACAAGGAACTCGGCCTCAAGGTAGGTCTTGAGATTCACAGACAGCTTGACACAAGGAAGCTGTTTTCACCCGTTCCGAGCGAGCTTGCCGAGGGTGTGGACTTCACCTTCGAGAGGCGTCTGAGGCCCACCATGAGCGAGCTCGGGGAGGTAGACCCGGCTGCACTTGAGGAGTTTAAGAAGGGGAAAAAGTACATTTATGAGGGTAGCTACGAGCTTGCTGACTTGGTCTATATGGACGAGGAGCCGCCGAGGGGGCCGGATCGCGAGGCACTTGAAGTGGCCCTCCAGATAGCCTACCTCCTGAACGCAAAGCCAGTTGATGAAGTCCACTTCATGAGGAAGATAGTCATTGACGGCTCGAATGTTTCGGGCTTCCAGAGGACTGCGATAGTCGCCATGGATGGGAAGGTTGACACCCCGTGGGGAAGCGTTGGCATCCCAACGGTCTGCCTTGAGGAGGACGCGTGCAGAATCGTTGAGAGGAAGGAGAAGGAGGTAATCTACCGCCTCGACCGCCTCGGAATCCCACTGGTGGAGATAAGCACCACCCCCGACATTCACCACCCGGAGCAGGCTAAGGTCGTCGCTAAGTTCATAGGCGACGCACTGAGGGCCACGAGGAAGGTGAAAAGAGGTCTAGGAACGATAAGGCAGGATCTCAACGTCTCGATCAGGGGTGGCGCGAGGGTCGAGATAAAGGGCGTCCAGGAGCTTGACATGATACCCATCATCATCGAGAGGGAAGTTGAGAGGCAGGTAAATCTGCTCAAGATACGCGAAGAGCTCCGCGAGAGGGGCGTCAAGCCCGAGGACATAAAGGAAGAATTCCACGACGTCACCGAAATCTTCGAGAACACCGGCTCGAAGATAATCGCGCGGACGATAAAGAGCGGCGGAAAGGTTCTCGCCGTTAAACTCCCCAAGTTCCGCGGGCTTATCGGCAGGGAGATTCAGCCGGGCAGGAGGCTCGGCACCGAAATGGCGGACAGGGCCAAGAAGTACGTCAGGGGCATCTTCCACATCGACGAACTACCAAATTATGGAATCACCGAATTAGAGGTTAACGCAGTTATCGAAAAACTCGGACTCCGGGAGGAAGATGCATTTGTCCTGGTCGCTGCAGAGGAGGAGACCGCCAAGAACGCCCTCCGCGAGGTTCTCCAGCGCGCTAGAGAGGCCATTGAGGGCGTCCCAGAGGAGACGAGGAGGGCCTTACCGGACGGAAACACCCAGTACATGCGCCCGCTCCCCGGCAAGGCCAGGATGTACCCGGAGACTGACATACCGCCCATACTCATAACTCCGGAGATGAAGAAGGAAATCCTCTCCAGCCTGCCCGAGCTCCCGCAGGAGAGGGTTGAGCGCTTCGTGAAAGAGTACAAGATAGACAGGAGCCTCGCTGAAACCCTCGTGAACGACGAGCGCGATGAACTCTTCGAGGAGCTCATCCAGAAAGGTGTCAAGCCCTCCCTCGCGGCCTCGGTACTGGTGGTTGTCCTCAAGGGCCTCAAGAAAGAGGTACCTATAGAGAACATCACAGACGAGCACATCAGGGAGGCCTTTGACCTCTATTTGAGCGGAAAGATCGCCAAGGAAGCCTTCGAGGAGATATTCAAGGAGCTCGCGGAGAACCCTGCCAAGAACGCCGCTCAGGTGGCCGAGGAGAAGGGACTGACGCTCCTCAGCGAGGAAGAGGTCGAGAGGATAATCAACGAGGTTATCCATCAGAACATCGAGGTCATCAAAGCGAAGGGAATGGGCGCGATGGGCATGATAATGGGAAGGGCAATGGCGAAGCTCCGCGGCAGGGCCGACGGAAAGCTCGTCAGCGCTCTGGTCAGGAAGAAGATTCAGGAAATCTCCAGCTGA
- the gatD gene encoding Glu-tRNA(Gln) amidotransferase subunit GatD, whose translation MGKVEEFMRKYGVGVGDLVRIKKREGGEILTYEGILMPPYELSEGKTVTIKLDSGYNVGILIDAIESVEVLEKAGEGVKTAFKEVLPRREGLPGVTILGTGGTIASRIDYKTGAVHPAFTAEELAKAVPEIFEMANVTPRLIMNILSEDMKPEYWVKIAEETAKALNGGEDGVVIAHGTDTMAYTASALSFMLRGLGKPVVLVGAQRSSDRPSSDSAMNLTCAVRMAVSNVAEVMVVMHGETSDTYCLAHRGTKVRKMHTSRRDAFRSINDVPIARVWPDRVELLRSDYRRRNGGEVWVDGKMEEKVAMLKIYPGVSGELLDFLVDKGYKGVVIEGTGLGHVPQDFIPHVERAVEEGMAVCVTSQCLYGRVNLNVYSNGRKLLKAGAIPCEDMLPETAYVKLMWVLGHTGELSEVREMMLRNYAGEITPYTRFDTFLR comes from the coding sequence ATGGGAAAGGTTGAGGAGTTCATGAGGAAGTACGGCGTTGGGGTCGGCGACCTTGTCAGGATAAAGAAGAGGGAAGGTGGGGAGATCCTGACCTATGAGGGCATACTCATGCCTCCCTACGAGCTGTCGGAGGGGAAAACGGTAACCATAAAGCTTGACAGCGGCTACAACGTGGGAATTCTCATAGACGCAATAGAGAGTGTTGAGGTTCTGGAAAAGGCGGGGGAGGGTGTCAAGACGGCGTTCAAGGAGGTTCTCCCGCGGAGGGAGGGCCTCCCGGGCGTCACAATCCTTGGCACCGGCGGAACCATAGCTAGTAGGATAGACTACAAAACGGGCGCCGTCCATCCGGCCTTTACGGCCGAAGAGCTTGCCAAGGCTGTACCTGAAATATTTGAGATGGCCAACGTAACGCCCAGGCTCATAATGAACATACTGAGTGAGGACATGAAGCCAGAATACTGGGTGAAAATTGCAGAGGAAACGGCGAAGGCCCTCAACGGTGGGGAGGACGGCGTTGTTATTGCCCACGGGACGGACACGATGGCGTACACTGCCTCTGCACTCAGCTTCATGCTCCGCGGCCTAGGCAAACCCGTCGTCCTCGTTGGTGCCCAGAGGAGTTCAGACAGACCGAGCAGCGACTCCGCCATGAACCTCACCTGCGCGGTGAGGATGGCGGTAAGTAATGTCGCAGAGGTCATGGTGGTGATGCACGGCGAGACTAGCGATACGTACTGCCTGGCACACCGCGGCACTAAAGTCAGGAAGATGCACACAAGCAGGAGGGACGCCTTCAGGAGTATTAACGACGTCCCGATAGCTAGGGTGTGGCCTGACAGGGTGGAGCTCCTCAGAAGCGACTACAGGAGAAGGAACGGGGGCGAGGTCTGGGTTGACGGCAAGATGGAGGAAAAGGTGGCCATGCTCAAGATATACCCCGGGGTCAGCGGTGAACTTCTCGACTTCCTTGTGGACAAGGGCTACAAGGGTGTGGTCATAGAGGGAACCGGCCTCGGTCACGTCCCCCAGGACTTCATACCCCACGTAGAGAGGGCTGTTGAGGAGGGTATGGCGGTCTGCGTTACAAGTCAGTGCCTTTACGGCAGGGTGAACCTCAATGTCTACTCCAACGGCAGAAAGCTCCTGAAGGCGGGGGCGATACCGTGCGAGGACATGCTTCCCGAGACGGCCTACGTCAAGCTCATGTGGGTGCTCGGACACACAGGGGAGCTGAGTGAAGTCCGTGAGATGATGCTGAGGAACTACGCCGGCGAGATAACACCCTACACGAGGTTTGACACGTTCCTGAGGTGA
- a CDS encoding transcriptional regulator: protein MMTRRARIIKLLEERDYSPSEIASALDLRGKGSRRLVIEELRVVQKILKREGRVLLIKPAECRSCGFVFKPEIKIPSRCPRCRSEWIEEPRFKIGTR from the coding sequence ATGATGACTCGAAGGGCCAGGATAATAAAGCTTTTGGAAGAGAGGGACTATTCACCGAGCGAGATAGCCTCTGCCCTTGATCTCCGGGGTAAGGGGTCGAGGAGGCTCGTGATCGAGGAGCTTAGGGTGGTGCAGAAAATCCTGAAGCGGGAAGGCAGGGTTCTACTAATCAAGCCGGCTGAATGCAGGAGCTGCGGGTTCGTTTTCAAGCCGGAAATAAAAATCCCCTCTCGCTGTCCCAGGTGCAGATCCGAATGGATAGAGGAACCCCGGTTTAAGATAGGAACGAGATGA
- a CDS encoding tRNA pseudouridine(54/55) synthase Pus10: MIVKTAEGVLEKHALCNHCLGRLFAKLGRGTNEERGRAVRFVLNMERSARGLPLIHEPEKCALCGDIFESIPEFVEKMKEASAGIKFDTFLVGSRFPPEIREKEEAIWKEFGIETAEPINREFNRELGKAFGLAVGKDTAKNPDVVFIVEPYSGEIELQINPLYVYGRYRKLVRGIPQTPLPDFEDSVASIICRSFSKASGGKCVFKGAGREDIDVRMLGNGRPFIVEIKRPKKRRLNLNAIAEEIDASGKVEVLDLRFVSPKEAERILTKNHRKEYLALVFVEDGVTPEEAKEVARKLTGIEIHQRTPWRVRKARADKVRVRKVHLAEARWLDETHFELRLITDGGLYIKELISGDRGRTKPSVSDLLGKPAWCERLDVLNILDD; encoded by the coding sequence ATGATAGTCAAAACGGCAGAAGGGGTGCTAGAAAAACATGCACTCTGCAACCACTGCCTTGGGAGGCTCTTTGCAAAACTGGGCAGGGGCACAAATGAAGAGCGGGGGAGGGCGGTACGTTTTGTCCTCAACATGGAGCGATCGGCCAGAGGGCTGCCCTTGATACATGAGCCAGAGAAATGCGCCCTCTGCGGGGACATTTTTGAGAGTATTCCTGAATTTGTGGAGAAGATGAAGGAGGCCTCCGCCGGAATAAAGTTTGATACATTCCTCGTAGGTTCACGCTTCCCTCCAGAAATCCGCGAGAAGGAAGAGGCCATCTGGAAGGAGTTTGGGATAGAGACCGCTGAGCCCATAAACCGCGAGTTCAACCGTGAACTTGGGAAAGCCTTTGGTTTGGCCGTCGGGAAGGACACCGCCAAGAACCCGGACGTCGTTTTCATAGTTGAGCCCTACTCCGGGGAAATCGAGCTTCAGATCAACCCGCTCTACGTTTACGGGAGGTATAGAAAGCTTGTCCGTGGGATTCCCCAGACTCCCCTGCCGGACTTTGAGGACAGCGTTGCCTCGATTATCTGCAGATCATTCTCGAAGGCAAGCGGCGGCAAGTGCGTCTTCAAGGGTGCCGGGAGGGAGGATATCGACGTCAGGATGCTTGGCAACGGCAGGCCCTTCATCGTTGAGATTAAACGCCCCAAAAAGAGGAGGCTGAACCTCAATGCCATAGCGGAGGAGATAGACGCGAGCGGAAAAGTGGAAGTCCTTGACCTGCGCTTTGTCTCCCCGAAAGAGGCCGAAAGGATCCTCACCAAGAACCACCGCAAGGAATACCTGGCTCTGGTTTTTGTAGAGGACGGTGTGACTCCTGAAGAGGCCAAGGAGGTAGCCAGAAAACTTACGGGGATTGAAATCCACCAGCGGACCCCCTGGAGGGTGAGGAAGGCAAGGGCGGACAAGGTAAGGGTCAGAAAGGTGCACCTGGCAGAGGCCAGGTGGCTCGATGAGACCCACTTTGAGCTCAGGCTGATAACCGATGGGGGCCTCTACATCAAGGAGCTGATATCAGGAGACAGGGGCAGAACAAAGCCAAGTGTCAGCGATCTTTTAGGCAAACCTGCATGGTGCGAAAGGCTGGACGTGCTGAACATCCTTGATGACTGA
- a CDS encoding 50S ribosomal protein L21e, whose protein sequence is MVQKAHSFRRKTRGKLSKSPRKRGLPPLTRFLQEFEVGQKVHIVIEPSYHKGMPDPRFHGRTGTVVGKRGDAYVVQIRDGGKVKTFFIHPVHLRAQKG, encoded by the coding sequence ATGGTCCAGAAAGCCCACAGCTTTAGGAGGAAGACGCGCGGTAAGCTCAGCAAGAGCCCTAGGAAGAGGGGCCTCCCGCCGCTCACGAGGTTCCTTCAGGAGTTCGAGGTTGGACAGAAGGTTCACATCGTCATCGAGCCCAGCTACCACAAGGGCATGCCCGACCCGAGGTTCCACGGAAGAACGGGAACCGTCGTTGGGAAGCGCGGCGATGCCTACGTCGTCCAGATAAGGGACGGCGGGAAGGTTAAGACCTTCTTCATACACCCGGTCCACCTCAGGGCTCAGAAGGGATGA
- a CDS encoding RNA polymerase Rpb4 family protein has product MIGRKKLEERYLTIAETRELLERRRAEGMEENPEEPMFYEARVSLEHAERFAKLKPGQAVELKEKLMERFEWIDERIASKLVDLLPEDYFDIRVIFAKEDYMPTREEAEEIIRLLDEYRPED; this is encoded by the coding sequence ATGATCGGGCGGAAGAAGCTCGAGGAGCGGTACCTCACCATAGCTGAGACGAGGGAGCTCCTCGAGAGGCGCAGGGCAGAGGGGATGGAGGAAAATCCCGAGGAGCCCATGTTCTATGAGGCCAGGGTCAGCCTTGAACACGCCGAGCGCTTTGCCAAGCTAAAGCCGGGGCAGGCGGTTGAGCTGAAGGAGAAGCTAATGGAGCGCTTTGAGTGGATTGACGAAAGGATAGCGTCAAAGCTCGTTGACCTGCTCCCGGAGGACTACTTTGACATCCGCGTTATCTTTGCCAAGGAGGACTACATGCCCACCCGGGAGGAGGCTGAGGAGATAATCCGGCTCCTCGACGAATACCGCCCTGAGGATTAG
- a CDS encoding DUF655 domain-containing protein, producing the protein MDRYRRHSYRESLEKKRRNVEYEEYAYVLDYLPEGYTDLKTGRRTGRPVAQVIGEKAFTLLEVAPKEDLMLYERVFIGKGQRDKILMINKKIHYDDLTATAKAELPYVVEEIVKNNEERFVQFFNVAPPITNRLHSLELLPGIGKKHMWEIIEERKKEPFKSFEDLRHRVKGLPDPAKMIAKRVVDELEGKDRYRLFVGSRRIFRV; encoded by the coding sequence ATGGATAGGTACCGGAGACACTCTTACAGGGAAAGCCTCGAAAAGAAGAGGCGGAATGTTGAGTATGAAGAGTACGCCTATGTACTAGACTATCTCCCGGAGGGATATACAGATCTAAAAACAGGCAGACGGACCGGCAGACCGGTTGCCCAAGTCATAGGTGAAAAAGCGTTCACATTACTGGAGGTCGCCCCCAAGGAGGATCTCATGCTCTACGAGAGGGTATTCATAGGTAAGGGGCAGAGGGATAAGATCCTAATGATCAACAAAAAGATACACTACGACGACCTGACGGCCACTGCCAAGGCAGAACTGCCCTATGTTGTTGAGGAGATAGTCAAGAACAATGAGGAGCGCTTTGTCCAGTTCTTCAACGTGGCACCCCCGATAACCAATAGGTTGCACAGCCTTGAGCTCCTGCCTGGTATAGGCAAAAAGCACATGTGGGAGATAATTGAGGAGCGCAAGAAGGAGCCGTTCAAGAGCTTTGAGGATCTGCGCCACCGCGTTAAGGGGCTCCCCGATCCAGCCAAGATGATAGCAAAGCGCGTTGTGGATGAACTTGAGGGCAAGGATCGGTACAGACTCTTCGTGGGATCAAGGAGGATATTCCGCGTATGA
- the rsmA gene encoding 16S rRNA (adenine(1518)-N(6)/adenine(1519)-N(6))-dimethyltransferase RsmA translates to MRERLFSLISKYNLKANSDLGQNFLVVPDIIERNVERAELSERDIVLEVGPGLGVLTDALSKRAGKVYAIEKDHRLVEILRKEYDWPNVEIIEGDALRVEFPEFNKIVSNLPYQISSPITFRFLKYEFERAVLIYQLEFAQRMVAKPGDRNYSRLSLMIRAKAYAELVERIGRGAFWPRPKVDSAVVVLEPKPGNEMVELNEDLVKALFQHRRSTSLAALKKSHHMLGLSREEFKKVRGMFSRMPHAEKRVFQLSPKDVLEIQEFLTAEGILK, encoded by the coding sequence ATGAGGGAGCGCCTCTTTTCTCTCATTTCCAAATACAACCTGAAGGCGAATTCTGACCTTGGCCAGAACTTTCTGGTAGTCCCGGATATAATTGAGAGGAACGTCGAGAGGGCAGAGCTGAGTGAGAGGGACATAGTTCTCGAAGTTGGTCCCGGTCTTGGTGTCCTCACCGATGCCCTGAGCAAGAGGGCCGGCAAGGTCTACGCCATTGAAAAAGACCATCGCCTCGTTGAGATACTCCGAAAGGAGTACGACTGGCCAAACGTCGAAATAATAGAGGGCGATGCATTGAGGGTCGAGTTCCCCGAGTTCAACAAGATAGTCTCCAACCTCCCATACCAGATTTCCTCCCCAATAACCTTCCGCTTTTTGAAGTATGAATTTGAAAGGGCCGTCCTCATATACCAGCTGGAGTTCGCCCAGAGGATGGTCGCCAAGCCGGGCGACCGGAACTACTCCCGGCTATCCCTGATGATTCGGGCGAAAGCTTACGCTGAGCTGGTGGAGAGAATCGGAAGAGGGGCTTTCTGGCCGAGGCCCAAGGTGGACTCTGCCGTCGTCGTTCTCGAACCCAAGCCGGGGAACGAAATGGTGGAACTCAACGAGGATCTGGTGAAGGCGCTCTTCCAGCACCGCAGGAGCACGTCTCTGGCGGCCCTGAAGAAGTCCCATCACATGCTCGGTCTGAGCAGGGAGGAGTTCAAGAAGGTTAGGGGCATGTTTTCCAGAATGCCCCATGCCGAAAAGCGCGTCTTTCAGCTGTCTCCAAAGGATGTTCTTGAAATTCAGGAGTTCCTCACGGCAGAGGGAATCTTGAAGTAG